In one window of Candidatus Hydrogenedentota bacterium DNA:
- a CDS encoding thiolase family protein, which yields MDKVYVISAVRTAVGKSKAGSAIAHVRPDDMGAVVVREVVKRSGIPADRMQDVAIGSAFPEAESGMNVGRIIALAAGLPDTVPGVTTNRFCSSGLETMASLGAKIEVGMLECGVAGGTESMSLIPMGGNKTCPNPSLVRNNPRAYTGMGQCADNVAKDFNITREECDNWAYQSNMRAVAAIKAGKFKEQIIPLEVKGLDGSTYIFDTDEGPRAETTLEGLAKLRPAFAASPKLGVHTAGNSSQTSCGAAATVLVSERMLKDMGLKPLARLRGYAVGAGDPGYLGPAQVPAIDDALKQAGITIADIGLVECNEAFAAQTLYVVRHYGLDPEITNVNGGAIALGHPLGCTGAKLATQLICEMKARGVKWGLETMCIGGGMGAAGVFELCE from the coding sequence ATGGACAAGGTTTACGTAATCTCCGCGGTGCGGACGGCCGTGGGCAAATCGAAAGCAGGCAGCGCCATCGCGCACGTTCGTCCGGATGACATGGGCGCTGTGGTCGTTCGTGAAGTGGTGAAGCGCTCCGGCATCCCGGCCGACCGCATGCAGGACGTCGCTATCGGCTCGGCGTTTCCCGAAGCGGAATCCGGCATGAACGTGGGCCGGATCATTGCTCTGGCCGCCGGGTTGCCCGATACCGTGCCGGGCGTCACCACCAACCGCTTCTGCTCGTCCGGTCTTGAAACCATGGCGAGCTTGGGCGCGAAGATCGAGGTCGGCATGCTCGAGTGCGGCGTCGCCGGCGGCACGGAATCCATGAGCCTGATCCCGATGGGCGGCAACAAGACGTGTCCCAATCCGAGCCTGGTGCGCAATAACCCGCGCGCCTACACGGGCATGGGCCAGTGCGCGGACAATGTCGCCAAGGACTTCAACATCACGCGCGAAGAATGCGACAACTGGGCCTATCAGAGCAACATGCGCGCCGTCGCCGCGATCAAGGCGGGAAAGTTCAAGGAGCAGATCATCCCGCTTGAGGTGAAGGGGCTGGACGGGTCTACGTACATCTTCGACACGGATGAAGGCCCGCGCGCGGAGACGACGCTCGAAGGACTGGCCAAGCTCAGGCCCGCATTCGCGGCCTCGCCGAAGCTCGGCGTGCACACGGCGGGCAATTCGAGCCAGACCAGTTGTGGCGCCGCCGCGACCGTGCTCGTCAGCGAGCGGATGCTGAAGGACATGGGCCTGAAGCCGCTGGCGCGGCTGCGCGGCTACGCGGTGGGCGCGGGTGACCCCGGTTATCTGGGCCCGGCGCAGGTTCCGGCGATCGACGATGCCCTGAAGCAGGCGGGCATTACGATAGCCGACATTGGCCTGGTCGAGTGCAACGAAGCGTTCGCGGCGCAGACGCTGTACGTCGTGCGTCATTACGGCTTGGACCCTGAGATCACGAATGTGAACGGCGGCGCTATTGCGCTGGGCCACCCGCTGGGCTGCACCGGCGCGAAGCTGGCCACGCAACTGATCTGCGAGATGAAGGCGCGCGGCGTGAAGTGGGGTCTCGAGACGATGTGCATCGGCGGCGGCATGGGCGCCGCCGGCGTATTCGAATTGTGTGAGTAG
- a CDS encoding bifunctional nuclease family protein — protein MLQLEILGVSQSPEQHYPLVLLRHENRVLPILVGLPEARAIQAGLMEEKAPRPMTHDLIRNLLAGLRGELRSVTIYKLENDTFYAHLNVEQKNAAGLVEQVLRIDSRPSDGIAIAVRVNCPIFASEEVMEMAGQDASILGGPEEGGDEEEEENDFES, from the coding sequence ATGTTACAACTTGAAATCCTGGGGGTCAGCCAGTCGCCCGAACAGCATTATCCACTGGTGCTCTTGCGGCATGAAAACCGCGTGTTGCCCATTCTCGTCGGGCTCCCCGAAGCGCGCGCTATCCAGGCCGGGCTCATGGAAGAGAAAGCCCCGCGGCCGATGACCCATGACCTCATCCGTAACCTGCTCGCGGGGTTGCGCGGCGAACTGCGCTCCGTGACCATCTACAAACTGGAGAACGACACGTTCTACGCGCACCTGAACGTCGAGCAGAAGAACGCCGCCGGGCTTGTCGAGCAGGTGCTGCGCATCGATTCCCGTCCGAGCGACGGCATCGCCATTGCCGTGCGCGTGAATTGCCCCATCTTCGCCTCGGAAGAAGTGATGGAAATGGCGGGCCAGGACGCGTCCATCCTGGGCGGCCCCGAAGAAGGCGGGGACGAGGAAGAAGAAGAAAACGACTTTGAGTCGTGA
- a CDS encoding 3-hydroxyacyl-CoA dehydrogenase/enoyl-CoA hydratase family protein, whose protein sequence is MREIKKAAVLGSGVMGAAIAAHLANCGIPSIMLDIVTPNLPDADKKNRKKRNALVDGNKQALLKAKPSPLYRKSYIDMIETGNFEDDMSKIADCDWIIEVVMERLDIKKSVFEQVARHRRAGSIVTSNTSGIPIRAMAESMPKEMSQHFMGTHFFNPPRYLKLLELIPGPDTLPEVIDLMAYVGENILGKGIVYAKDTPNFVANRLITFAMQYVMHTMVEDGLSVEEVDALTGPAIGHASSATFRTADLVGLDTLQKVVANVKNGCPDDECQAIMSGPAWFDGMVAKGYFGNKSGSGFYKATNERDEKGKRVILGIDPQTLEYRPPVKPRFECTGAARGLEELAEKLRVMHNSEDKGSKWLFKFAANMAIYAANRIPEISDDIVNIDNAVRWGFAWEVGIFETWDILGFDDVCARMEALGLTLPPIVKAMKEKGAKSFYKTENGVQMFFDLATKSYQPVPKNPKEINLVNVKTGAPAKEVAKNESASLIDVGDGIVCCEFHCKMNVIDADLTAMLSQGVDLLEADKFEGMIVANQGQHFCAGANIFLVLGAAMQGDFASLEAMVRGLQGANMRMKYCAKPVVAAPHHYTFGGGVEICMHTDKCVIAGETYAGLVEVGVGVIPAGGGTKEMLVRALEYFPDNVPADPFQHVRRAFEDIAMAKVSTSGGEFVELGYMRPTDIIEPNFELQVGRAKAVCLGMLKSGYRPPRPPRLWALGETAEAAFIQGVWGMKEAGFASEHDMLIASKVAHILCGGNRIQGTPMTEQDVLDLECEAFCSLCGTEKTQQRIQHMLASGKPLRN, encoded by the coding sequence ATGAGGGAAATCAAGAAGGCTGCCGTCCTCGGTTCGGGCGTCATGGGCGCTGCTATCGCGGCCCATCTCGCGAACTGTGGCATTCCCAGTATCATGCTGGATATCGTCACGCCGAACTTGCCGGACGCGGACAAGAAGAACCGGAAGAAGCGCAACGCGCTGGTAGACGGGAACAAGCAGGCGTTGCTCAAGGCCAAGCCGTCCCCGCTCTATCGCAAGTCGTACATCGACATGATCGAGACGGGCAATTTCGAAGACGACATGTCAAAAATCGCTGATTGCGACTGGATCATCGAGGTGGTCATGGAACGCCTCGACATTAAGAAATCGGTCTTTGAGCAAGTGGCGCGGCACCGGAGAGCAGGCTCGATCGTCACTTCGAACACGAGCGGCATTCCGATCCGCGCGATGGCGGAGTCCATGCCCAAGGAAATGAGCCAGCATTTCATGGGCACGCACTTCTTCAACCCGCCGCGCTACCTGAAGCTGCTCGAACTGATTCCCGGCCCGGACACGCTGCCGGAGGTCATCGACCTGATGGCGTATGTGGGCGAGAACATTCTGGGCAAGGGCATCGTGTACGCCAAGGACACGCCGAACTTCGTCGCGAATCGTCTCATCACCTTTGCCATGCAGTATGTCATGCATACGATGGTCGAGGACGGTCTGTCGGTCGAGGAAGTGGACGCGCTGACGGGCCCGGCCATCGGCCACGCGAGTTCGGCGACGTTCCGCACGGCGGACTTGGTCGGCCTGGACACGCTGCAGAAGGTCGTGGCCAACGTGAAGAATGGCTGCCCGGACGATGAATGCCAGGCGATCATGTCCGGCCCGGCGTGGTTCGACGGCATGGTGGCGAAAGGCTACTTCGGCAATAAGTCCGGGTCCGGCTTTTACAAGGCGACCAACGAGCGGGACGAAAAGGGCAAGCGCGTCATACTCGGCATCGACCCGCAGACGCTCGAGTACCGGCCGCCGGTCAAGCCGCGCTTCGAGTGCACGGGCGCGGCGCGGGGCCTCGAGGAACTCGCCGAAAAACTGCGCGTCATGCACAACAGCGAGGACAAGGGCTCGAAGTGGCTGTTCAAGTTCGCCGCGAACATGGCGATTTACGCCGCGAACCGGATTCCCGAGATTTCAGACGACATCGTGAACATAGACAACGCGGTGCGCTGGGGCTTTGCGTGGGAAGTGGGCATCTTCGAGACGTGGGACATCCTGGGCTTCGACGATGTCTGCGCGCGGATGGAAGCGCTCGGCCTGACGCTGCCGCCTATTGTCAAAGCGATGAAGGAAAAGGGCGCCAAATCGTTCTACAAGACCGAGAACGGCGTCCAGATGTTCTTCGACCTGGCGACGAAGTCGTACCAGCCGGTTCCGAAGAATCCGAAGGAAATCAATCTGGTCAATGTGAAGACCGGCGCCCCGGCGAAGGAAGTCGCGAAAAACGAGAGCGCGAGCCTGATCGACGTGGGCGATGGCATCGTGTGCTGCGAGTTCCACTGCAAGATGAACGTCATCGACGCGGACTTGACGGCGATGCTGAGCCAGGGCGTGGACCTGCTGGAAGCGGACAAGTTCGAGGGCATGATCGTCGCGAACCAGGGCCAGCATTTCTGCGCGGGCGCGAACATTTTCCTCGTGCTCGGCGCGGCGATGCAGGGTGATTTCGCCAGCCTCGAGGCGATGGTTCGCGGCCTGCAGGGCGCGAACATGCGGATGAAGTACTGCGCCAAGCCCGTGGTTGCCGCGCCGCACCACTACACCTTCGGCGGCGGCGTCGAAATCTGCATGCACACGGACAAATGCGTGATTGCGGGCGAGACCTACGCAGGACTCGTGGAAGTCGGCGTGGGCGTGATTCCCGCCGGCGGCGGAACGAAGGAAATGCTCGTGCGGGCGCTCGAATACTTCCCGGACAACGTGCCGGCCGACCCGTTCCAGCACGTGCGGCGCGCCTTTGAAGACATCGCGATGGCGAAGGTCAGCACAAGCGGCGGCGAATTCGTTGAACTCGGCTACATGCGCCCGACCGACATCATCGAGCCGAATTTCGAGCTTCAGGTCGGTCGAGCCAAGGCGGTATGCCTCGGCATGCTCAAGTCAGGCTATCGTCCGCCGCGTCCGCCGCGGCTGTGGGCGCTGGGCGAGACCGCCGAAGCGGCCTTCATCCAGGGAGTCTGGGGCATGAAGGAGGCGGGCTTCGCCTCGGAGCACGACATGCTGATCGCAAGCAAGGTTGCCCACATCCTGTGCGGCGGCAACCGGATTCAGGGCACGCCCATGACCGAGCAGGACGTCCTGGACCTCGAGTGCGAGGCGTTCTGCAGCCTGTGTGGTACGGAAAAGACGCAGCAGCGCATCCAGCACATGCTGGCCAGCGGCAAGCCGTTGCGCAACTAA
- a CDS encoding methyltransferase domain-containing protein has product MNETRTGISLSVVLGGGLRCIREVLWRTRRHGWRAGWTALRAHAWNFYIRIRNQMCRHPRVACPCCGWEGHAFRILDVGHWIVPQVECPQCGQHDRHRMLHFFFMRRPPAFLRTGSRVLHVSPEAETQRFLRAAEGLRLFASDLQPGATRHAVTSRCFSSDLTCMSVRDAVFDGIVCIHVLEHIRDDRRALEEIARILKPAGTALIMVPFAPVPDTREFERPNPLIYNHVRDYSISDFPARLTAFDVEPIAPHDILSEEERRRFQVPDNHVVYCCRRRAT; this is encoded by the coding sequence GTGAACGAGACTCGCACCGGCATTTCTTTATCCGTTGTTCTCGGCGGCGGTCTCCGGTGTATCCGCGAAGTGCTGTGGCGTACCCGTCGCCACGGCTGGCGCGCGGGCTGGACGGCGCTGCGCGCCCATGCGTGGAATTTCTACATCCGCATCCGCAACCAGATGTGTCGTCATCCGCGCGTGGCTTGTCCTTGCTGCGGGTGGGAAGGCCATGCATTCCGGATTCTGGATGTCGGCCACTGGATTGTCCCGCAGGTGGAATGTCCGCAATGCGGACAGCACGACCGCCACCGCATGCTGCATTTCTTCTTCATGCGCCGGCCACCCGCGTTCCTGCGGACGGGCAGCCGGGTGTTGCACGTCTCGCCTGAAGCGGAGACTCAGCGGTTCCTGCGCGCCGCGGAGGGACTCCGTCTCTTTGCCTCGGACCTGCAGCCGGGCGCGACGCGCCACGCAGTCACCAGCCGTTGCTTCTCGTCGGACCTCACGTGCATGTCCGTCCGCGATGCCGTCTTCGACGGTATCGTCTGCATCCACGTGCTGGAACACATTCGGGATGACCGGCGAGCCCTCGAGGAAATAGCGCGCATACTGAAGCCCGCCGGCACGGCCCTGATAATGGTTCCCTTCGCGCCTGTCCCGGACACCCGCGAGTTCGAGAGGCCCAATCCGCTCATCTACAATCACGTGCGGGATTATTCTATCAGCGACTTCCCGGCCCGCCTGACTGCTTTTGACGTTGAGCCAATCGCGCCACACGACATCCTGTCCGAAGAAGAGCGCCGGAGATTCCAGGTCCCGGACAACCACGTCGTCTATTGCTGCCGCCGGCGCGCCACGTGA
- a CDS encoding ABC transporter ATP-binding protein, with product MICLDDVTIRAGAFLLPGVSLTVPAGQYAVLMGKTGCGKTTLLEAVCGLRTVVSGSITLCGRDVTRLRPAERGIGYVPQDTALFSTMTVHDHLAFAPRLRRWSRRDIESRVAELAELLGIVHLLHRKPDGLSGGEAQRVALGRALSFQPRVLCLDEPLSALDQDTRHEMHALLASVKQRLGMTVLHVTHDRDEAARLGDRLFTLADGNIGEVENPGHCNHLSGNGT from the coding sequence GTGATCTGCCTGGATGACGTCACCATCCGCGCGGGCGCATTCCTGCTGCCCGGCGTCAGCCTGACCGTGCCCGCGGGGCAATACGCGGTGCTCATGGGCAAGACCGGCTGCGGCAAGACAACGCTGCTCGAAGCGGTCTGCGGCCTGCGCACGGTCGTTTCCGGCAGTATCACACTATGTGGCCGCGACGTGACGCGACTGCGCCCCGCGGAACGCGGCATCGGCTATGTGCCGCAGGACACGGCGCTGTTCTCGACCATGACCGTGCATGACCATCTGGCCTTTGCCCCGCGTCTCCGGCGCTGGTCCCGCCGCGACATTGAATCGCGCGTAGCCGAACTGGCCGAACTGCTCGGGATTGTTCATCTGCTTCATCGCAAGCCCGACGGGTTGAGCGGGGGGGAGGCGCAGCGGGTCGCGCTTGGGCGCGCGTTGTCGTTCCAGCCGCGCGTGCTGTGTCTCGACGAGCCGCTCAGCGCGCTCGACCAGGATACCCGCCACGAGATGCACGCCCTGCTCGCCTCCGTCAAGCAGCGCCTTGGCATGACGGTCCTGCACGTGACCCATGACCGGGACGAAGCCGCGCGCCTGGGCGACAGGCTCTTCACGCTGGCCGATGGCAACATAGGGGAGGTGGAAAATCCGGGGCACTGCAACCACCTGTCCGGGAACGGCACGTGA